GTGTGACATCATCCAGAGGAGACATAGCTGAAACGGCAGTGACTACATTCCTGATCACCTAGCCTTGCTTCCACCCAGTCCAAGTCTCTGGGGGATTCTAAACTAGATCCGTAGATTCAGAATTCAAGCAATTAAAATTACCTACTCAAAGATCAGACAGCCCAACCTGCTGATCCCCCGCAGACACCGTTCGGAAGTCTACCTATTTTAGCTCAGACTCTACTACCAGCCAAAGGCTGATCATTCCAGCGCCAGGCTCATGCCTGTGGCGGGATCAGCATGCCCCCATTCTAAAATTACCCGTATTTTTACCCCCAACTGTCAAGCAGCTCCAGAGAAAATACTTAGAAAAACTGTGCCTCGCCCAGATCAAGTATTTCAGTAATATTTCTTGGCTTGGAGAACTTGAATGAAAACCCGTATTGATGATGTCATTCCTGGAACAAGACTGACCCAGAGCCAGATAGAATGATGTTTGGCATTGAGGTTTAAATCCTAAATGTCGATCTTTAATGCCCTGAAGAGAGATATTTCCCTGCACTTCAGATTTGAACTGGCGCTTCAATTGCTTTAATCTTTGGCGTTGCTTCTAAGCAGTATCAATGACGAGATCGGCAGCCAGCAACCAATTCAGATCCTCCCTAAAGGGGATATTTCGCTGGAATCCCCACCGCCCGAGGAAAATCGGCGGGGGTGGATCGTTGCTTCTCTAAGCTCACGTAATGACGAATGCTCTGGCTGATGGGCGTGACGATGGCCTCAATGGCGGTGATTCGACCACCCAGTTGCTCGACAACAGGGGCTAGCGCGGTGGTATCTTCCCCCGTCCATTGTCCCCGATAGAGGATGGCAACCCCCCGCTCTCGCAACAGGGGCAAGGCATATTCAACACAGACCGATGCCGTACCCACGGCTCGCACCAGTGCCAGATCATAGGCCCCACGATGGGGCGGCAATTGGCCGACCTGTTCGGATCGACCCACCAGGGGACGAAGGTTTTTCAGTTGCAGGGTGGTCTGAAGGTGCTGCAAACGGGCCACGTTTTTTCTGGGTCGAATCCAACAGGGTGATGGTGGCATCAGGACGGGCGATCGCCACGGGGAGACCGGGGAAGCCCGCCCCTGTCCCGATATCAATCACCCTCAATCCTGGCTGTACCGAGGGCTGCGAGAGTAAGGGTGCCACCCCTTGCAGGGAATCCCAGAGGTGTTTTTCCCAGAATTCTAGGGGGTCGGTGATCCGGGTGAGGTTGAGGCGTTGATTGCCCATCAGGATCTGCTCGTAAATCTGTTGGAATTGCTGTTGTTGATGGGCTGTGGGTTGCCAGCCCAGGGTGATCTCCCAGAGTTCAGGCAGTTCTGGCAGCCGTTGAGGCTCAGGATTCACAAGCATTCCAATACCGATTGAGGGGGTTGTAGTTGAGCCGCCAACCCCTGGGGATCAACCCTCTGGAGAATCCCATGGTTAAGCGTCCAACAGTAATCGGCGATCGCCAGTAATTCTCCCGCATCATGGGAAACCACTAACAGCGACCAGTGTTGTTTCAATTTTGCCAGCAGATTCACGAGTTGGCGGCGCATGGACCAATCTAGGCCCGCCATGGGCTCATCCAGCAACAACAGATGGGGTTGGCGAATTAATTGCACGGCCAGAGACAGCCGCCGCTGTTGCCCTCCACTCAAGGATTGGGGAGCGGTTTGCAGGGGCAAATGATCAAGACCGACTTCACTGAGGGCCTGTTGCATTTGTTCAGAGCGCAGTTCCGGATGCCCCAACCGCAGTTCTTCCAGGATGGTGCCGCCACAGAAATGGCGTTCGGGGAACTGAAACACCAAACCCCCCAACTGCTGAAGATGGGAGGGGGTTAAGACCTGATCGCGCCAGAGAATTTCACCAGAGGTTTTATGTGCCAACCCCGCCAGAATTTCTAGGAGGGTACTTTTCCCAGACCCACTGGGGCCAATCACCAATCCCAGTTTCTGGGGCGCAAACTCCAGGCTGACCGCTTTGAGAATGGCAGTCGCACTGGCGGCGGGATGGTAAGTCAAGTTTTTCAGATATAGCATTCGCGATCGCTGGCAACGAAAGAAATCAGGGCTGTCTTTTTCCCCGTTATCATAGGGAAGAAAAGGTCAGTCTGACGGATAGCTCGTGGATGTGTTTTCATTGTGACAAATTTATTGTGAACGACTTCGGGTGGTTCCAGCCCCATCAATCCTGGTGATGTCCTTGGAACTGAACGGATGCTCCGCCGTCATTTGATAACGCCGCCGTGCAGATTGCGAGAGGTAACCCATGCCCCTTCAACCCTCATCCTGGAAACGTATGGTGCCGATGGTGGTCGGTACCGTGGCAATTGTAATCGGTTTATGGACGAATCTTGCCTTTGCAAAAGATCCCTTTCGCACTAGTAACCCCCACCCGATTAGTGCCAATACCGAAGCAGCTTTTCGGGCTGTGTTTGAACTGGGGAACTATCCGGAAGCCGGACGGGTTCTCCAGCAACCAGATGCCAATGAACCCCTATCCTATGCCCTCAAGGCAGCGATCGCCTTTCTGAGTGTGGATACCAAGGCGTTGAGAAACAATGACCCGGTTGCTCTGAAGAATCTGGATGACTTTAAGCTCAATGGCACCCAAACCCGCGAAGTTGCGGAAAAGCTGCTGGCCACCGATCCACTCCGGGGCAATCTCTACCTTGCCGTCGGCCACTTTTTAGAGGGGGCCTACGCCATCACCAGTTTGGGTACGGTGGCCGGTCTGCCGACAGCCCTCTCCAAGTTGGAACTGGTGCAGAAGTATTTAGGGCAGGCTGAGGCGATTAACCGCAATGATCCAGAACTGAGTTTGATTAAAGGGTATATGGATCTGTTGTTAGCCGTAAATCTGCCGTTCTCGAACCCAGACGACGCGATCGCCCGCTTGACCCAGTATGCAGCGCCTCGCTATTTGGCCTATCGCGGTATTGCCATCGCCTATCGAGATCTGAAGCAATTTGACAAAGCCCTGGATGCCGTCAACCAAACCTTGAAAGATAACCCCAACAATCCAGAAGTCCTGTACCTAAAAGCCCAGATTTTCTATCAGCAAGGGAACTACCCGCAAGCCTTGGCCCTGTTTGACCAAGCCTTAACCAAGAAAGACCAACTACCCCCAGGGGTGGTCAGAACCCTGACCCGGGAGCGAGATAAGACGGCACGGAAACTGGCCCAGTCAGCTCCCCAGCCCAGCCCCACCCCTACTGCCACCCCCCAACCAAGTCCGCAATAGGATGGAGATATCTGCACCTTAACTGGAGACGCTGGTTTGGATATCAAATTCCGTGAATTTAACCCCTTTGACCTATGGATCTGGCTGGAGTTTGCCACGGTTCCCTCAGAAATGGAAAAGCAGTACGTTGAAGAAGTCTTCAGCTCTTGGTTTTTTCTTGGGAAGCTGGGCAGCTTCAATGCTGAGAATCTCCAAGTGCAAGAGATGGGCATTGACATCAGCTATATGGACTACGACACCAGCATGGCAGAGGATAGCCTGTTGGCACTGATGCACAATATGGCAGAGGTAGAGTACGAAGGCACCTGGGCGCGGTGTTGGTTTGATATGGGCACCAGTGATGCCATCGCCCTAGATATTTTGATCAATGCCTTTCAGCAGTTTGGCAAAGACTACGTTGCCATTGAGAAGCTGATTATTGGGGGACACAATGAAGACTGGCCAGTCGCCCAATCTCGACGGTCAGATGTCTATTCAGGGAATGATCTCAACTAGCCTCTAGATTTGTGCTGATTCTCCCTCCAATAGGTTGTAAAAGATCATCAAGCTTAATACGCAAAGGATGACACCCCTTGCTAGGCTGGAGTTATTCACTCATGAGATTGGTTGT
This window of the Neosynechococcus sphagnicola sy1 genome carries:
- a CDS encoding 16S rRNA (guanine(527)-N(7))-methyltransferase RsmG, with the translated sequence MNPEPQRLPELPELWEITLGWQPTAHQQQQFQQIYEQILMGNQRLNLTRITDPLEFWEKHLWDSLQGVAPLLSQPSVQPGLRVIDIGTGAGFPGLPVAIARPDATITLLDSTQKKRGPFAAPSDHPATEKPSSPGGSIRTGRPIAAPSWGL
- a CDS encoding ABC transporter ATP-binding protein produces the protein MLYLKNLTYHPAASATAILKAVSLEFAPQKLGLVIGPSGSGKSTLLEILAGLAHKTSGEILWRDQVLTPSHLQQLGGLVFQFPERHFCGGTILEELRLGHPELRSEQMQQALSEVGLDHLPLQTAPQSLSGGQQRRLSLAVQLIRQPHLLLLDEPMAGLDWSMRRQLVNLLAKLKQHWSLLVVSHDAGELLAIADYCWTLNHGILQRVDPQGLAAQLQPPQSVLECL
- a CDS encoding DUF3531 family protein, yielding MDIKFREFNPFDLWIWLEFATVPSEMEKQYVEEVFSSWFFLGKLGSFNAENLQVQEMGIDISYMDYDTSMAEDSLLALMHNMAEVEYEGTWARCWFDMGTSDAIALDILINAFQQFGKDYVAIEKLIIGGHNEDWPVAQSRRSDVYSGNDLN
- a CDS encoding RsmG family class I SAM-dependent methyltransferase, with translation MGRSEQVGQLPPHRGAYDLALVRAVGTASVCVEYALPLLRERGVAILYRGQWTGEDTTALAPVVEQLGGRITAIEAIVTPISQSIRHYVSLEKQRSTPADFPRAVGIPAKYPL
- a CDS encoding Sll0314/Alr1548 family TPR repeat-containing protein, with protein sequence MPLQPSSWKRMVPMVVGTVAIVIGLWTNLAFAKDPFRTSNPHPISANTEAAFRAVFELGNYPEAGRVLQQPDANEPLSYALKAAIAFLSVDTKALRNNDPVALKNLDDFKLNGTQTREVAEKLLATDPLRGNLYLAVGHFLEGAYAITSLGTVAGLPTALSKLELVQKYLGQAEAINRNDPELSLIKGYMDLLLAVNLPFSNPDDAIARLTQYAAPRYLAYRGIAIAYRDLKQFDKALDAVNQTLKDNPNNPEVLYLKAQIFYQQGNYPQALALFDQALTKKDQLPPGVVRTLTRERDKTARKLAQSAPQPSPTPTATPQPSPQ